In bacterium, one DNA window encodes the following:
- a CDS encoding saccharopine dehydrogenase family protein, with product MKKVLIIGAGGVGRVVAHKCAQAAEAGIFGEITLASRTKSKCDAIAAEIKYPIKTAQVDADNVPELTALLIAEKPAIVINVALPYQDLTIMDACLNAGVDYLDTANYEPLDAARFEYSWQWAYQERFREKGLMALLGSGFDPGVTNVFTARLVKHHFDELREIDIIDANAGSHGQPFATNFNPEINIREVTAPCRHWENGKWVETGALKTKRVFDFPEAIGPMNIYKMYHEEMESLVKHFPSIKKAQFWMTFSDNYLKHLEVLQNVGMTRIDEVEYNGVKIVPLQFLKAVLPDPGSLGALTKGRTCIGVVGRGVKDDREKMVYVYQICDHEEAFKETNSQAISYTTGVPAVVGAIMMATGKWRGHGVFNMEQFDPDPFLKTLGEYGLPWVEIFPKDLPEL from the coding sequence ATGAAGAAGGTTCTGATAATAGGGGCGGGCGGAGTGGGGAGGGTCGTCGCGCACAAGTGCGCTCAGGCCGCCGAAGCGGGCATTTTCGGCGAAATCACCTTGGCTTCCCGCACAAAGTCCAAGTGCGACGCGATAGCCGCTGAGATTAAATATCCCATAAAGACCGCGCAGGTGGACGCCGACAACGTCCCCGAGCTTACGGCGCTTCTGATCGCCGAGAAGCCCGCCATAGTGATAAACGTCGCCCTTCCCTATCAGGACCTGACGATCATGGACGCCTGCCTGAACGCCGGAGTCGATTACCTCGACACGGCCAACTACGAGCCTCTCGACGCCGCCAGATTCGAGTACAGCTGGCAGTGGGCCTATCAGGAAAGGTTCCGCGAGAAGGGGCTGATGGCCCTGCTCGGAAGCGGTTTCGACCCCGGCGTGACCAACGTCTTTACCGCCCGCCTCGTCAAACACCACTTCGACGAGCTGCGGGAGATTGACATAATCGACGCCAACGCGGGGAGCCACGGCCAGCCCTTCGCTACCAACTTCAACCCCGAGATAAACATCCGCGAGGTCACCGCCCCCTGCCGCCACTGGGAAAACGGCAAATGGGTGGAGACCGGGGCGCTGAAGACGAAGCGCGTCTTCGATTTTCCCGAAGCCATCGGCCCAATGAACATCTACAAGATGTATCACGAGGAGATGGAGTCGCTTGTAAAGCACTTCCCCTCGATTAAAAAGGCCCAGTTCTGGATGACCTTTTCCGACAATTACCTGAAACACCTCGAAGTGCTTCAGAACGTCGGGATGACCCGCATCGACGAGGTCGAATACAACGGCGTGAAGATCGTCCCCCTCCAGTTCCTCAAGGCCGTCCTTCCCGATCCGGGAAGTCTCGGAGCGCTTACGAAGGGGCGCACCTGTATAGGCGTCGTCGGCAGGGGAGTGAAGGACGACAGGGAAAAGATGGTCTACGTCTACCAGATCTGCGACCACGAAGAAGCTTTCAAGGAGACCAATTCGCAGGCGATAAGCTACACCACCGGCGTTCCCGCCGTGGTCGGCGCGATAATGATGGCTACCGGCAAATGGCGCGGCCACGGCGTCTTCAACATGGAGCAGTTCGACCCCGATCCTTTCCTCAAGACGCTCGGCGAATACGGCCTGCCCTGGGTGGAGATATTCCCGAAAGACCTGCCGGAGCTTTGA
- the nspC gene encoding carboxynorspermidine decarboxylase, whose translation MSEINVERIMELAPSPAYVVDMGKLRDNLETLDSVQKRSGAKILLALKGFSMWSVFPEIRKTLHGVCASSPWEARLGREEFGREVHTFAAGFRERDIPGLLSTSNHLVFNSFGQFERFRPFWEPEAGRVSIGLRVNPEHSEGATPIYDPCAPCSRLGIKREEFEGRSLAGVEGLHFHTLCEQLFEPLSRTAKVFEEKFGEFLPKMKWLNLGGGHHITREGYDLEGLVELVKHFRGKYGVEVYLEPGEAIALGTGVLVGTVLDIVRNVSEIAILDISAACHMPDVLEMPYRPPLHKGFSPGEKSNTYRLAGPSCLAGDVIGDWSFEEPLHIGGRIAFLDQAHYTMVKNTTFNGIELPSICTFEPLTGELKTVRTFGYEDFRNRLS comes from the coding sequence TTGTCGGAGATAAACGTCGAGAGGATCATGGAGCTGGCCCCGTCCCCGGCCTACGTCGTGGACATGGGCAAGCTGCGCGATAACCTCGAAACGCTGGACTCCGTCCAGAAGAGGAGCGGCGCGAAGATTCTCCTCGCGCTCAAGGGTTTTTCCATGTGGAGCGTCTTTCCGGAGATACGAAAGACCCTTCACGGCGTTTGCGCCAGCTCGCCGTGGGAGGCCCGCCTCGGGCGCGAGGAGTTCGGCAGGGAGGTGCATACCTTCGCCGCCGGTTTTCGCGAAAGGGACATCCCCGGCCTCCTTTCGACCTCCAACCACCTGGTCTTCAACTCCTTCGGCCAGTTCGAGCGCTTCCGGCCATTCTGGGAACCGGAGGCGGGCAGAGTCTCGATCGGCCTTCGCGTCAATCCCGAGCACTCGGAGGGTGCGACGCCCATCTACGACCCCTGCGCTCCCTGCTCGCGCCTCGGCATAAAAAGGGAGGAGTTCGAGGGAAGGTCGCTCGCCGGAGTCGAGGGACTCCACTTCCACACCCTCTGCGAGCAACTTTTCGAGCCGCTTTCGCGCACCGCGAAGGTTTTCGAGGAGAAGTTCGGGGAGTTTCTGCCGAAGATGAAGTGGCTGAACCTCGGCGGCGGCCACCACATCACCCGCGAAGGCTACGACCTTGAGGGGCTGGTGGAGCTCGTGAAACACTTCAGGGGGAAATACGGGGTCGAGGTCTACCTTGAGCCGGGAGAGGCGATTGCGCTTGGCACCGGCGTCCTCGTGGGAACCGTGCTCGATATCGTCAGGAACGTCTCGGAGATAGCAATTCTGGACATCTCCGCCGCCTGCCACATGCCGGACGTGCTGGAAATGCCCTACCGCCCGCCCCTCCACAAGGGGTTTTCACCCGGAGAAAAGTCCAACACCTACCGGCTGGCCGGGCCTTCGTGTCTCGCGGGAGACGTGATAGGCGACTGGTCTTTCGAGGAACCCCTGCACATCGGGGGAAGGATCGCCTTCCTGGATCAGGCGCACTACACGATGGTCAAGAACACCACCTTCAACGGGATCGAGCTCCCCTCCATCTGCACCTTCGAGCCCCTCACCGGAGAGCTGAAAACGGTAAGGACTTTCGGCTACGAGGATTTCAGGAACCGCCTCTCCTAG